A window of Rhinolophus ferrumequinum isolate MPI-CBG mRhiFer1 chromosome X, mRhiFer1_v1.p, whole genome shotgun sequence contains these coding sequences:
- the ASMT gene encoding acetylserotonin O-methyltransferase isoform X1: MSSPDTEAMRLLHEFSNGFMVSQVLFAACELGVFDLLAKAPVPLGSAEVAARLGTSCRGTQLLLDACVSLKLLQVETRGGQAFYENTELSSTYLARASPTSQHHMLLYLGRTTYRCWGHLAQAVREGKNQYLKEFGVPSEELFTAIYRSEDERLQFMQALQAIWSVHGRSVMAAFDLSPFPRVCDLGGCSGALAKECVSLYPACHVTVFDIPEVVHTARKHFLFQEEERICFREGDFFKDPLPDADLYILARVLHDWADDKCSQLLARIGQACKPGGGVLVVESLLDADGRGPLTTQLYSLNMLVQTEGQERTPAQYQALLAPAGFRDVRCKRTGGIYDAILARK; this comes from the exons GTGCTCTTTGCCGCCTGTGAGCTGGGAGTGTTCGACCTTCTTGCCAAGGCCCCGGTGCCCCTGGGCTCCGCTGAAGTGGCCGCACGTCTGGGTACCAGCTGCCGGGGGACACAGCTGCTGCTGGACGCCTGTGTGTCCCTGAAGCTGCTTCAGGTGGAAACGAGAGGAGGACAAG cTTTCTATGAAAACACAGAGCTGTCGAGCACCTACCTGGCCAGGGCCAGCCCCACATCCCAGCATCACATGCTGCTGTACCTGGGCAGGACGACCTACCGGTGCTGGGGCCACCTGGCCCAGGCTGTGAG agaagggaagaacCAGTATCTGAAGGAATTTGGGGTTCCCTCAGAAGAGCTTTTTACAGCCATCTACAG GTCGGAGGACGAGCGTCTGCAATTCATGCAAGCCCTGCAGGCCATCTGGAGTGTGCACGGGAGGAGTGTGATGGCTGCCTTTGACCTGTCCCCGTTCCCTCGTGTCTGCGACCTTGGTG GCTGTTCGGGGGCTCTGGCCAAGGAGTGTGTGTCTCTGTACCCTGCATGTCACGTCACCGTTTTCGACATCCCGGAAGTGGTGCACACGGCAAGGAAGCACTTCCTGTTCCAGGAGGAAGAACGGATTTGCTTCCGGGAAG GAGATTTCTTTAAAGACCCCCTTCCGGACGCCGATCTGTACATCCTGGCCAGGGTTCTGCACGACTGGGCCGATGACAAATGCTCACAGCTGCTGGCGAGAATCGGGCAGGCCTGCAAGCCAG GTGGCGGCGTCCTGGTGGTCGAAAGCCTCCTGGATGCAGACGGCCGGGGCCCGCTGACCACGCAGCTGTACTCACTGAACATGCTGGTGCAGACGGAGGGCCAGGAGCGGACGCCCGCCCAGTACCAGGCACTGCTGGCTCCCGCCGGCTTCCGGGACGTCCGGTGCAAGAGGACCGGGGGCATTTACGATGCCATCCTGGCCAGAAAGTGA
- the ASMT gene encoding acetylserotonin O-methyltransferase isoform X2 translates to MSSPDTEAMRLLHEFSNGFMVSQVLFAACELGVFDLLAKAPVPLGSAEVAARLGTSCRGTQLLLDACVSLKLLQVETRGGQAFYENTELSSTYLARASPTSQHHMLLYLGRTTYRCWGHLAQAVREGKNQYLKEFGVPSEELFTAIYRSEDERLQFMQALQAIWSVHGRSVMAAFDLSPFPRVCDLGGDFFKDPLPDADLYILARVLHDWADDKCSQLLARIGQACKPGGGVLVVESLLDADGRGPLTTQLYSLNMLVQTEGQERTPAQYQALLAPAGFRDVRCKRTGGIYDAILARK, encoded by the exons GTGCTCTTTGCCGCCTGTGAGCTGGGAGTGTTCGACCTTCTTGCCAAGGCCCCGGTGCCCCTGGGCTCCGCTGAAGTGGCCGCACGTCTGGGTACCAGCTGCCGGGGGACACAGCTGCTGCTGGACGCCTGTGTGTCCCTGAAGCTGCTTCAGGTGGAAACGAGAGGAGGACAAG cTTTCTATGAAAACACAGAGCTGTCGAGCACCTACCTGGCCAGGGCCAGCCCCACATCCCAGCATCACATGCTGCTGTACCTGGGCAGGACGACCTACCGGTGCTGGGGCCACCTGGCCCAGGCTGTGAG agaagggaagaacCAGTATCTGAAGGAATTTGGGGTTCCCTCAGAAGAGCTTTTTACAGCCATCTACAG GTCGGAGGACGAGCGTCTGCAATTCATGCAAGCCCTGCAGGCCATCTGGAGTGTGCACGGGAGGAGTGTGATGGCTGCCTTTGACCTGTCCCCGTTCCCTCGTGTCTGCGACCTTGGTG GAGATTTCTTTAAAGACCCCCTTCCGGACGCCGATCTGTACATCCTGGCCAGGGTTCTGCACGACTGGGCCGATGACAAATGCTCACAGCTGCTGGCGAGAATCGGGCAGGCCTGCAAGCCAG GTGGCGGCGTCCTGGTGGTCGAAAGCCTCCTGGATGCAGACGGCCGGGGCCCGCTGACCACGCAGCTGTACTCACTGAACATGCTGGTGCAGACGGAGGGCCAGGAGCGGACGCCCGCCCAGTACCAGGCACTGCTGGCTCCCGCCGGCTTCCGGGACGTCCGGTGCAAGAGGACCGGGGGCATTTACGATGCCATCCTGGCCAGAAAGTGA